The nucleotide sequence caaccataatagaaaaaaaaatttaacacATCGTCTTACTAATtaaaactgcaataagtaaACTACTTATTGTACTTAAGATTCAAGCATACAGTACAGCACCATACTataattgcttaaaataatcGTAATATCTTGAATTACTAACGATAAGTGCAATAAGTAGACTACTTATTGCAGTTATGGCTTGTAATTATATCATGTCTGTATTGGACCATCCTAAGCATAAGTGCGTTTGCTCATTttttatagtataaataaataaataaataattattaggtacgtacaaataaactcaaaaatattatctattttttGGTCAAAGTTTCAAGTCAATAGGATGTGTAATATTGGAGATATCaactaaacaaatttaaaatcttTTACCGCGTTTTTCTCGAAAGTAGCTTGACTCTAGTTATTGCACTTTTCGTTAGGAGGGCAGCACATGACCCACGggtaaaaacaacaaaataataacatgcacttttatttatatacgagTATGCATTCATATAACATATATAGGTACagtaactgtaaaaatatgtacatatttttgaataagttggctacacccatatttttacagttgactgtacatattacATTTATGGGTATGAAATGAAAGCAAATTAAGTTTAACTGCATTCGGTTTCCGGATATGAAGAGACTAGACTCTTCATGTCGGTCGAGGCATAGTGCGTACAATGTCGCGTACCTTCAATACCGCTGCTCCATTTTGGTAAATGACCACTGCACCGTTAGGGAAGAATCGGCTCGAGAAAGTCACCTCGCCCTCTCCGCAGAACAGCTCAATAGAGCTCGCGTCCACAAAGATTCTCCATTTGAGCTGCCCTGAAGGTCTCCAATCCGTGCGACGAACACCGTCGGTCCCTCCGCGGTCCAACGTCACCTTGCCGTTCGCTGCATCGTAAGATATCGTCACTTTAACATTGTCCGACGCAATGTACAGTTGAAAGTCCTTACGACCGTCGGCAAGAACATTAACTTCTCCGGCTTTGTTACGAAGAGTATATTTTTCCTTAATCGCCGAAACTTGTTCTCCCTTGATTCTAGAAATTTCTCTTATGGGTATCTGCACAAGCTTGTTGTTTAATATTCTGAGCTCTCTTGGTATGGTCATAATACCAGTGAAACCATCGCTGGCTTCAGGGTATTTCTGTTCCCACATATCAAACCAGGCTATGGCGATACGGCGTCCAAGCTTATCCAAAGTGGTCTGAGTAGCATAAAAGTCATGTCCGTGGTCGAGCTCTACAAACTCCGACGTCGGAGTAAACGTATGAGTTGAATAGTCAAAGTCGCCAATTATGTAACCCGTTTGGTATAAGTTATGGTATTTGTCCCCCGAAGGCACCATACCTTGAGGCGAAAATTGAAGTACGTATTTGCCGTCAACTTCAAAGAAGTCAGGGCATTCGTACATATACCCCAAAGTGCCGTTCGACTTTGCGAGAACAGAAACGTAGTCCCATGAAATCTTATCGTTTGAAGAGTAAAGAAGGGCCCTGCCATAGGTCCCGTTCAGAGAGTTGCCCAATACCATGTAATATGTACCTTTGTGTTTCCAGACTTTAGGGTCTCGTAAATCCGGCATGCTTATAGAACCATTGATGATGGGGTTGTTCGCATATTTAGTAACGGTGACGCCGTTCGTACTCGTGGCTAGGGCTTGACGGTTTATATGATCGGGTGTCTGTCCTGGGTATTTTACATTTCCGGTGAAGAACAAGTACATGGTCTTATTTTCGATTAGAGCGCTTCCAGAGAAGACGCCTGTTGCGTCGTACCACTGGTCAGGGTACATGGCGATCGGTTGATGTTGCCAATGGAAGTAGTCCTTGCTGATCGCGTGCCCCCAGTGCGCGATGCCGGTGTCGTAGCTGCTGTACGGATTGTGCTGATAGAACAAATGGATGTCGTTGTTGAAGATGCAGAATCCGTTGGGATCGTTCATCCAGCCATACGGTGGGGCGAAGTGATAGCGGGGATAGTACCGATCTAGTACTTTCCCATTAGTATAAGATACGAATAGGAGCAGAGCAGCAGTTACCTTCAGTAAGCCCACCATCTTGGTTTCCGTGGGGAACTTCAGTGATGCCGAATTTGATCTCGCTGTAGCTTTTATACCCGATATATTACAGCCTACGTCACTACAAATTTACATATATCAGCCTTTATTACTAATTGGCTACAGGTGTATCTACATTAACCCTTAAtcaaacggaacactttttatgagatttttttaaactaagaaTGGTTTTTAGGTAATTTGGGTGCGTAGATtacgaaaaaatatatataaaaaaattaagtgggGAGGAAAGGGGGGTTTTGCGGACggaaataatttcccgttaTCCGTTACAGAATAGCAAAACTTTGAATGAAGTGGGAAATAGTTTCCCATTGTCCGATACGGTTAAGAACTTTTTACTAGTTAGTAGCTACCCCCGGCTTTGCTTGGAATTCAAGTATGTTTTTTTAACGTTATCTTCAAAagtcaaagaaataaataaaagaaaaaagaagacAAAAATAACGCACagattttttgtgtaacagacAAACGggcatatattttatatatggacacaaattaaaatttagGTGGAGAACAAAcactgggaaataatttcccacttGATAAAACCTaccaatttttttgtaaatcgtAAGTTCAggaacaaacaatgggaaataatttcccacttactaaaaccttaaaatcttggctaaatcatatctcttctacctagcgttatcccggcctttgccagggtccgctttcctacttgctttcctccactttgcgcgatcCTGGGCGTCGAAATCATATCGTTATCACAATTCTTTTCAAGCAAAACACAGGGAAAATAAGTCTACTTTATGATAGTATTCAGCGTATGCACTTACCAGATTTTTTTTCGCACTTAAcctcaaaacacaaaaaaaagctgttgttattgcaaaaaaaaatcacgtcaACTGACATTGACTTTGACGTATGGTCACAAATGGCGGCCATTAGAAAAGTGTTGCCatatttcaaattcaaaattttactAAGATTTTAAATCTGTATGGTTGGTATCTCTgaggggtgtgtaatgtttttaataacaactattttcgaattttcattttgcataaatcgaattgcataattttgaaatgcagaaatgattatttactataaaaacaaaatgaataagaacaaattgcataatttcagaaataataataattcagttgcataGTAATGTATTTGCATAACAGGCAATCAGTATAATGATCACTTTGTATACTATTTCATGCTCATAACGTTTTTTTTCCATAAAAACCACGAACGCCTTCCAAATGTCCTCAACCTCATGGTCCTGAGAATTTGTAAGAGacagacaaaataataataataataattcatccTATACacgccccactgctgggcacaggcctcctctcaagatCGAGAGGGTAATAAAATGTgtactattataaaataagtcggttctggcgcttcgccggccgctgccgcggcacgctcgcttccctcgctcggctcgcgcgctgtagggtcgcagttctacctaacactcgtcctcgcttcgctcgtcgtcgtacctaacggcgACCTGCCTTAAGGCAGAATTTGTAAGTTGTTTTATagtttatgtcatattatattatgtcacccgatcattcgttaaaatatagttctacattttaatcataatatGTACTAACTGTATGTTATAACAAGTAAAATTTTTCCTAATGATCTTTATAAAGAACGTTTTTGTGATTATAGAACattctgtaatttaattattataacaaataatattatggatttagtttctatagatggtcaagcaaatcttgtcagtagaaaaagacgcgaaattcaaattttctatgagacgatatcccttcgcgcctacatttttcaaatttgccgcctttttttactgacaagatctgcttgaccaagtatatacattatgtttattatgagttttaaatgtagttaaatgtaattatgcaaaatgtttgtattaaaattgaacGGCACCCATCTCTGAGTGCTTCCataaaaaagacaaaaaatatttcgtaaattagaatgaagtgggaaataatttcccgttaTTTGATTAAGGGTTAAACGATGTTTGCCTTTCTGATTTCatgctataatttacattaattAGTCGTCAATTCAAAAAGTACTGCGTTGATCTTCTTTAGTAAAAGAACTATTGAACGAAtatcatacaattttattttcacattACCTAGCGGAAAAGGGTTGTTCCCTGCTAAGAgagatcaaagtggcacttttctgttctaagggtaggtacccaactgtcc is from Cydia splendana unplaced genomic scaffold, ilCydSple1.2 scaffold_106_ctg1, whole genome shotgun sequence and encodes:
- the LOC134805418 gene encoding sucrose-6-phosphate hydrolase-like — translated: MNDPNGFCIFNNDIHLFYQHNPYSSYDTGIAHWGHAISKDYFHWQHQPIAMYPDQWYDATGVFSGSALIENKTMYLFFTGNVKYPGQTPDHINRQALATSTNGVTVTKYANNPIINGSISMPDLRDPKVWKHKGTYYMVLGNSLNGTYGRALLYSSNDKISWDYVSVLAKSNGTLGYMYECPDFFEVDGKYVLQFSPQGMVPSGDKYHNLYQTGYIIGDFDYSTHTFTPTSEFVELDHGHDFYATQTTLDKLGRRIAIAWFDMWEQKYPEASDGFTGIMTIPRELRILNNKLVQIPIREISRIKGEQVSAIKEKYTLRNKAGEVNVLADGRKDFQLYIASDNVKVTISYDAANGKVTLDRGGTDGVRRTDWRPSGQLKWRIFVDASSIELFCGEGEVTFSSRFFPNGAVVIYQNGAAVLKVRDIVRTMPRPT